CATCCGTTTCAATGCTGCCCTGGCCGATCAGTTTGGGGCTTATTTTGCGCGCCCCGATGTGTTTGCCCTGGGGGTGTGCAATGGCTGCCAGATGCTGGCTGCCCTGGCCGACATGATTCCGGGGGCGCAGCACTGGCCGCGCTTCACCCGCAATATCTCGGAGCAATACGAGGCTCGTCTGTCGCTGGTGGAAGTCCTGGATTCGCCTTCCATTTTCTTCAGCGGCATGGCTGGCGCCAGGGTGCCGATTGCGGTGGCCCACGGCGAAGGCTACGCCAATTTTTCCCGCCAGGGCGATGCGCGCCAGGTGTTGGCCGCAGCCGCCTTTGTGGACAACCGAGGAGCACGTACTCAGGCGTATCCCGCCAATCCCAACGGCAGCCCCGATGGCCTGACTGCCGTCACCACGGCGGATGGCCGGTTCACCGCCATGATGCCGCACCCCGAACGCGTCACGCGCAACGTCGCCATGTCATGGCGGCCCGCCCAGTGGGGCCCCGCCGACCAGGGCGCGGCAGAAACCACCCACGGCGGCTACACCCCCTGGATGCGCCTATTTCGCAACGCACGCGCATCGATGAAATAGGGCTGTTCTGCGCTGTCTTCTCCGGGCGCCCCGCAAGGCGCTCGGAGGAGCGTTGCCGAGGCTTGCGATGAATGCCTTGCAAGATCGCAAGATAAAGGGTGGCAGCCATCTGTCTAGGGGTTTATCCGGAGACGTTAACGGCGTATAATCCGGCTTTGCCCGGAGTCTACACAGTTTATGCGTCTCATTAAAAAAGCGCTCACTTTCGACGACGTTCTCCTGGTGCCTGCCTTCTCTCAGGTTCTGCCGCGCGATACGCGCCTGACCACGCAGCTCACGCGTGGCATCCAGTTGAATATCCCGCTGGTTTCTGCCGCCATGGATACCGTCACCGAATCCCGTCTGGCCATTGCCATGGCCCAAGAAGGCGGCATCGGCATCATCCATAAAAACCTCACGGCGGACGAACAAGCCCGCGAGGTCGCTCGTGTCAAGCGCCACGAGTTCGGCATCGTCATCGATCCTGTCACCGTCACGCCTACCATGAAGGTGCGCGACGCCATCGAACTACAGCGCATGCATGGTATTTCCGGCCTGCCTGTCGTCGAAGGCGGAAAGCTCGTCGGGATCGTCACCAATCGCGACCTGCGCTTTGAAGACCGCCTGGATGTGTCTCTGCGCGAGATCATGACTCCCCAGGAAAAGCTGGTCACCCTGCGCGAGGGTGCCACCCTGGAAGAAGCCCAGGCCTTGATGCATAAGCATCGCCTGGAACGCGTGCTGATCGTCAACGACAAATTCCAGCTGCGTGGCCTGGCGACCGTCAAGGACATCGTCAAGAACACTGAACACCCTATGGCCAGCAAGGACCCCCAAGGTCAGCTGCGCGTGGGCGCCGCCGTGGGCGTGGGCGAGGGCACCGACGAGCGCGTTGAAAAACTGGCCGCCGCCGGGGTCGATGTCATCGTGGTGGATACCGCCCATGGCCACTCGGCAGGCGTGATCGAGCGCGTGCGCTGGGTCAAGAAGCATTACCCCAATATTCAGGTCATTGGCGGCAATATCGCCACGGCAGCGGCAGCGCGTGCGCTGGCCGAGGCCGGTGCCGATGCCGTCAAGGTCGGGATCGGCCCAGGCTCCATCTGCACGACCCGCATCGTCGCGGGGGTGGGCGTGCCGCAAATCACGGCCATTGCCGACGTGGCCCAGGCCCTGGAAGGCACGGGCATTCCCCTGATTGCCGACGGCGGCATCCGCTATTCCGGCGATGTCTCCAAAGCCCTGGCGGCCGGGGCATCCACCTGCATGATGGGGGGCATGTTCGCCGGCACCGAGGAAGCTCCCGGCGAGGTCGTCCTGTTCCAGGGGCGCTCCTACAAATCCTATCGTGGCATGGGCAGCTTGGGCGCCATGGCCGATGGGTCGGCGGATCGCTATTTCCAGGACCCCAACAACAACGTCGACAAGCTCGTCCCCGAAGGCATCGAAGCCCGTGTCCCCTATAAGGGCAGCGTCATTGCCATCATCTACCAACTGGTGGGCGGGGTGCGCGCTTCCATGGGCTATTGCGGCAGCGCCACGATTGCAGATCTGCACACGCAGGCCGAATTCGTGGAAATCACGGCGGCCGGCGTGCGTGAATCCCATGTCCATGACGTGCAAATCACCAAAGAAGCCCCTAACTATCGGGCTGATTAAGCGGCCGTGACACCGTTGATTGATTCACCAATCCAGCCAACCAAGGTCCAGATCAGTCCTGATCTGGCCTTGGCGATGCAGGCTTGGCGACGCGATTTTCACCAGCACCCGGAACTCGGCCATCAAGAACACCGCACGGCAGCCCGCGTGGCCCAGCTGTTGCGGGATTGGGGGCTGGCCGTCCATGAAAACTATGGCGGCACCACCGGTGTCATCGGGGTGCTGGACGGCCGTTCGGGGGCCGGGCTTACGGTAGGGCTGCGCGCCGACATGGATGCCTTGCCCATGCAGGATCAGGGCGATCATGCTCATCGTTCCACGCGCGATGGCGTGGCCCATGCCTGCGGACATGATGGCCATACCGCCATTTTGCTGGGCGCTGCCAGTCATCTGGCCGCGCATCCCGATTTTTCCGGGCGCGTGGTGTTTGTCTTCCAACCTGCCGAAGAACCCCTGACCGGCGCCAAGGCCTTGGTCCAGGCGGGCCTGTTCAAGGACTTTCCCTGCGACGAAATCTACGGCTTGCACAATAACAACTGTATTGGTCCAGGACAGGTCGGGGTGCGGGTCGGGGCTATTTTATCGGCCTGCGATCTGTTTGAAATCCGCATTCAGGGCGTCGGCGGCCATGCCGCGATGCCGCATCAGGCCAATGACCCCATCGTCGCGGGCGCTGCGCTGGTGCAGTCACTGCAGTCGGTCG
The nucleotide sequence above comes from Castellaniella sp.. Encoded proteins:
- the guaB gene encoding IMP dehydrogenase, with amino-acid sequence MRLIKKALTFDDVLLVPAFSQVLPRDTRLTTQLTRGIQLNIPLVSAAMDTVTESRLAIAMAQEGGIGIIHKNLTADEQAREVARVKRHEFGIVIDPVTVTPTMKVRDAIELQRMHGISGLPVVEGGKLVGIVTNRDLRFEDRLDVSLREIMTPQEKLVTLREGATLEEAQALMHKHRLERVLIVNDKFQLRGLATVKDIVKNTEHPMASKDPQGQLRVGAAVGVGEGTDERVEKLAAAGVDVIVVDTAHGHSAGVIERVRWVKKHYPNIQVIGGNIATAAAARALAEAGADAVKVGIGPGSICTTRIVAGVGVPQITAIADVAQALEGTGIPLIADGGIRYSGDVSKALAAGASTCMMGGMFAGTEEAPGEVVLFQGRSYKSYRGMGSLGAMADGSADRYFQDPNNNVDKLVPEGIEARVPYKGSVIAIIYQLVGGVRASMGYCGSATIADLHTQAEFVEITAAGVRESHVHDVQITKEAPNYRAD
- a CDS encoding M20 aminoacylase family protein, translating into MTPLIDSPIQPTKVQISPDLALAMQAWRRDFHQHPELGHQEHRTAARVAQLLRDWGLAVHENYGGTTGVIGVLDGRSGAGLTVGLRADMDALPMQDQGDHAHRSTRDGVAHACGHDGHTAILLGAASHLAAHPDFSGRVVFVFQPAEEPLTGAKALVQAGLFKDFPCDEIYGLHNNNCIGPGQVGVRVGAILSACDLFEIRIQGVGGHAAMPHQANDPIVAGAALVQSLQSVVSRNISPFDTAVLSVCQFQAGSAINVIADHAVLRGTVRTLSREAQSRTLQRLQEICAGIAQGYGCQITFDHLLSSPPTINHAGPVAHVRQAAAAVLGADQIIDPVTPLMASEDFSYLLDHCPGAYFFLGHDGLTCHHPEFDFDDALLAQGAAIFATLVYQRCINA